TTAACTTCCTTATTTTCAAGTCTATGAAACAACATGTTAGTCGCTTCTTTGAACTCTTCATCAAAGTAACCACCTATTACTGAAGTGTCAATATATATTCTTTGAATCATTTTTTATACAAATTTACCAAAAAAAATCTTTATATTGAACACCTATCGCATTTTCAGCCTGACCGGTAACACAAAAAATTTTATCCATCGTTTCCTTACAAATATTACCACAAAGTGAATAAGTTCATTCAACAGGATAACGAAAAATAGCGTCTGTAGGGAAATGATGGATAAAATGAAGTTGGACTATGCCGTAAGGTGAAGGATCGCTATCGGAATCCTTTGGGAGGTATTGTGAATTAAGGTGCTTTGGAGAGAGGAAAGGATTAAACCCAATCAATGCCATTGAAGTTTTCTATTGCATTTCGATTAAGAAATTGTAAGCATTTCATCATCCTGGCAAATTTCACTTTTAGGATGAGATACTACAATTCCTATGTGCCCTGTTTCCGATTTTTAACAGCCAGGGGTCTGCCTGCTGTGGTTCAAACTATGTTGTTGTTTTGTATTTATTTGTTATCTTAGTGGGGGATTCCAGAAAAGGCCTGCCATTGGGATGGTGTATATCATTTAACGTGTTGTAAATTTAAGCTTTAACCATAAATTAATTTGCATATTTCATATTATAACCTTAAATTTGACAAATTAATTTAAAGGGATAACCTTATGGAAATTTCAAAACAAAGACTTCTTATAGAACAAGCTGATAGAAAATTGGCTATACTTCGACCTTTAAGTTCAATCACAATACCACAAAAGGGGTGGATCCATACTATAAGAACGGCTTTAAAGATGTCATTAAGACAATTAGGTAATCGCCTAAATATTTCTCCTCAAAGTGTTAAAGAGATGGAAGAACGGGAAGCTAATGGTTCAATAACAATGAAAGGACTAAGAGAAGTTGGGGAAGTTCTAGGCATGAAGCTTGTTTATGGATTTATTCCCAAGGAAAATAGCATTGACGAAATGATTGAAAAAAGAGCTCTTGAAATTGCAAAAGAAATAGTAATGCGAACTTCACATACGATGCAGCTGGAAGATCAGGAGAATTCACCAGAACGTCTGGAAAAAGCAATTAAAAACAGAGCAGAAGAAATAAAAGCCAAAATGCCAAAATACCTAT
The sequence above is drawn from the Bacteroidota bacterium genome and encodes:
- a CDS encoding mobile mystery protein A; translated protein: MEISKQRLLIEQADRKLAILRPLSSITIPQKGWIHTIRTALKMSLRQLGNRLNISPQSVKEMEEREANGSITMKGLREVGEVLGMKLVYGFIPKENSIDEMIEKRALEIAKEIVMRTSHTMQLEDQENSPERLEKAIKNRAEEIKAKMPKYLWD